In Acinetobacter pittii, one genomic interval encodes:
- a CDS encoding tetratricopeptide repeat protein, with amino-acid sequence MLKKGVFYIGAVLMVGCTTLPDHSDSKQKTPTPPVKKTETPSGVKITPYDHPEIQRKNLQVIVPQQKKPQHFSDDGSQLPAFKVLMQKTQQAYKNQQWSEAERYALQAQRLAPQAAETYLFLALTANHKQQYSNAESLARRGLSFAQSQPMKKQLWLVILKAGQQRNNQKTVQEAQQALKAL; translated from the coding sequence ATGTTGAAGAAAGGTGTTTTTTATATTGGTGCTGTTCTTATGGTTGGCTGTACAACTTTGCCTGATCATTCTGACTCCAAACAGAAAACACCTACTCCTCCTGTTAAAAAGACGGAAACTCCATCAGGCGTAAAAATTACGCCTTATGACCATCCGGAAATTCAACGCAAAAATTTACAGGTGATTGTTCCTCAGCAAAAAAAGCCTCAACATTTTAGTGATGATGGCAGCCAGCTACCGGCATTTAAAGTGTTAATGCAAAAAACGCAGCAGGCTTATAAAAACCAGCAATGGTCAGAGGCTGAGCGCTATGCACTTCAAGCACAGCGTTTAGCACCGCAAGCAGCTGAGACTTATTTATTTCTTGCACTTACGGCAAATCATAAACAACAATATTCTAATGCTGAGTCTTTAGCACGACGTGGTTTGAGCTTTGCCCAAAGTCAGCCAATGAAAAAGCAGCTTTGGTTGGTCATCTTAAAAGCTGGTCAACAACGCAATAATCAAAAAACTGTTCAAGAAGCACAGCAAGCATTAAA